One Pseudonocardia abyssalis DNA segment encodes these proteins:
- a CDS encoding EamA family transporter gives MSTATRERIPAPVLFVVGGVSMYVGAALAVGLFDALSPSAVAVLRLLGAAAVLLAWRRPGRAAWRGSRLVRAVAFGLATALMNLAFYEAIARLPLGTAVAVEFVGPVAVAAVASRRPRDVAAVALAALGVALIADVRWSGSPSGVLWALAAAGMWAAYILLGKRVATAGNGLDDMAVGFAVAAVVLSPVLLLGGPGSLDALGDPAVLLLAVGVGVLSSVVPYVLDQLVLRRVGQARFAVLLALLPATATVVGLVGLGQVPGLLEGLGIVAVIAAVALRSRDGDAGPGIAATNADRR, from the coding sequence ATGAGCACGGCCACGCGCGAGCGGATCCCCGCCCCCGTGCTGTTCGTCGTGGGCGGCGTGTCGATGTACGTCGGCGCGGCGCTGGCCGTGGGTCTGTTCGACGCCCTGTCGCCCAGCGCGGTGGCCGTGCTGCGCCTGCTCGGGGCCGCCGCGGTGCTGCTGGCGTGGCGCCGACCGGGCCGGGCGGCGTGGCGTGGATCACGTCTGGTGCGGGCCGTCGCGTTCGGTCTGGCGACCGCGTTGATGAACCTGGCGTTCTACGAGGCGATCGCACGGCTGCCGCTGGGTACCGCCGTCGCGGTCGAGTTCGTCGGCCCGGTGGCGGTCGCGGCTGTGGCGTCGCGGCGCCCGCGGGACGTCGCCGCCGTCGCCCTCGCTGCTCTCGGGGTGGCGCTCATCGCCGATGTGCGCTGGTCAGGCAGTCCGTCGGGGGTGCTCTGGGCGCTCGCCGCAGCCGGCATGTGGGCCGCCTACATCCTGCTCGGCAAGCGTGTCGCGACGGCCGGGAACGGGCTCGACGACATGGCCGTCGGGTTCGCGGTGGCCGCCGTCGTGCTCTCGCCGGTGCTGTTGCTCGGCGGCCCCGGTTCCCTCGACGCCCTCGGCGACCCCGCCGTCCTGCTGCTCGCGGTCGGGGTGGGGGTGCTGTCCAGCGTCGTGCCCTACGTGCTCGACCAGCTCGTCCTGCGCCGCGTCGGCCAGGCTCGGTTCGCGGTGCTCCTGGCCCTGCTCCCGGCCACCGCGACGGTCGTCGGCCTGGTCGGGTTGGGCCAGGTCCCGGGCCTGCTGGAGGGGTTGGGCATCGTCGCGGTCATCGCCGCGGTGGCCCTGCGGTCCCGCGACGGCGACGCGGGGCCCGGGATCGCTGCGACGAACGCGGACCGGCGGTAA
- the ppk2 gene encoding polyphosphate kinase 2: MDLPALLADHSALRVDDSDDDDPVLLGPDGARVDTWREGYPYDERLSREDYEQHKRLLQIELLKLQNWVKETGQRLVILFEGRDAAGKGGTIKRFMEHLNPRGARVVALEKPTERESSQWYFQRYIAHLPAAGEIVLFDRSWYNRAGVERVMGFAEARDYMEFMREAPELERMFVRSGIHLVKLWFSVSQNEQRTRFTIRQVDPVRQWKLSPMDLASLDKWDSYTEAKEAMFFYTDTADAPWTVIKSNDKKRARLEAMRHVLRLFDYPGKDLEVATDPDRLIVGPAAEVFEFGERPGHFPALSGRPRRPPQE; the protein is encoded by the coding sequence GTGGACCTCCCCGCCCTGCTCGCCGACCACTCCGCGCTGCGCGTCGACGACTCCGACGACGACGACCCCGTCCTCCTCGGGCCCGACGGCGCCCGCGTCGACACCTGGCGCGAGGGCTATCCCTACGACGAGCGCCTCTCCCGCGAGGACTACGAGCAGCACAAGCGACTGCTCCAGATCGAGCTGCTCAAACTGCAGAACTGGGTCAAGGAGACCGGACAACGGCTCGTCATCCTGTTCGAGGGGCGCGACGCGGCAGGTAAGGGCGGCACGATCAAGCGGTTCATGGAGCACCTCAACCCGCGCGGTGCCCGGGTCGTCGCACTGGAGAAGCCGACCGAGCGCGAGTCGTCGCAGTGGTACTTCCAGCGCTACATCGCCCACCTCCCGGCGGCCGGGGAGATCGTGCTGTTCGACCGCAGCTGGTACAACCGCGCGGGCGTCGAGCGCGTCATGGGCTTCGCCGAGGCGCGCGACTACATGGAGTTCATGCGCGAGGCCCCCGAGCTGGAGCGGATGTTCGTCCGGAGCGGGATCCACCTGGTCAAGCTGTGGTTCTCGGTGTCGCAGAACGAGCAGCGCACGCGGTTCACGATCCGCCAGGTCGACCCGGTCCGGCAGTGGAAGCTCAGCCCGATGGACCTCGCGTCGCTGGACAAATGGGACTCCTACACCGAGGCGAAGGAGGCGATGTTCTTCTACACCGACACCGCCGACGCGCCCTGGACGGTGATCAAGAGCAACGACAAGAAGCGGGCGCGGCTCGAGGCCATGCGCCACGTGCTGCGCCTGTTCGACTACCCCGGCAAGGACCTCGAGGTCGCCACCGACCCGGACCGACTGATCGTCGGGCCGGCCGCGGAGGTGTTCGAGTTCGGCGAGCGCCCCGGGCACTTCCCCGCCCTGTCCGGACGACCGCGCCGCCCACCGCAGGAGTAG